ATCGCCCATATACTTTTCGCTCTCGTTTTTTAACACCACTAAATAAGCAAAAAATAGCCCGATAAGTGGCGGTAAAAAATGATTTGTAGCGCTCATAATCTCATAAGCTATCAAGCCTACGCAAAAAAGCACAAATCTTATAGATAATAAATTAATGCTATTTCGTTGCATATCGGAAAATGTTTGCATTTGATACAATCAGCCCAAATTTTCTGAGCTGGAAGTTTCTCTTTTGAGATGCGATCAAAACCGAGCTTCTCAAAAAAACTAGCCCTATAAGTAAGCGTAAAAACTTGCTTTATATCAAGACTTTTTGCTTCATCAAGCAACGCTTTAACAAGGCCACCACCGATCCCTTTGCCTCTTAAACCATCTTTTATGATAAGACTTCTAACTTCAGCTAAATTTGATGCATGAATATGCAAAGCGCTATATCCAACTATATCGTTTTCATCGCAAGCAAGCGTGTATGAACGTATATTTGTAGCTATTTCATCATCGCTTCTAGGAAGTATGATTCCATTTTCAACCTCTTTTTTAACAAGACATTGCATAGAGGATATGTCTGCGAGCCTTGCTTTTTTATATGTTATCATTTAAATTCCAAAAACCCCGTTATATATGCTTTGCACCGCTTTATCTATACCGATTTTTTTTGAGCTAGAGACAAGCAGAGCATCTTTATCTGTTTTTAGTACTTTTGATCTCCCCGCCTGATTTAGCTTATCGCACTTTGTATATAAATTTAATATTTTTTGATCGTTTCTAACAAACCCATCTAAATAAAATCCTAAATTTTCATCTTTGGATAAATCAGTATGGCGTGAGTCTATAAGATGAACAAAAACTTTTATATTAAGTCTTTTTCTTAAAAATTCGTCTAGATTTTTTTGCCAAGCATTTTGCAAACTTTTACTTACTTTAGCATAACCAAAGCCGGGAAGATCGACAAAAATAAGTGGTATCTTCTCATTTTCGTTGTCAAATACAACTTCAAAAAAGTTAATAAGCTGAGTTTTACCCGGCGTTGAGCTAGATTTTGCTAAACCTTGATGATTTGTAAGAGCGTTTATGAGTGAGCTTTTACCTACGTTGCTACGACCTAAAAATGCGACTTCGCTCATACCAAAATCAGCAGCGTCATCTAAGCTAGCAGATGAGCTAAGAAACTTCGCGCTTGTTATTCTTATCATTTGAAACCTTATTTTTTATCTTCGATCTGAAAGATAAATTTAACTGGTTTTTTATCTTTGCTAGTGACTTTGTAAGTACCTTCAAGCTGATTTACGGTAATGATATCCCCATATACTTTTTTATCAGTCTGCATTTCATGAATATACGCATTTTGTTTTAACGTATAAAGCTGCTTTGATGGCTCATAAGTTAGCTCTTCTCCGCTCCCATCGTAATTTTTTTCATTCAAAATGAATTTAAATTTAGCATTTCCAGTAGCTACGTATTTTATAGGCTGCTTATTTTTATCAAAAAATATCTTTACAAAATCAGCATTTAACGTATCATAATCACCTTTTTTGATAACTACATTTCCTTTTAGATCGCTCACCAAAGCTTTTTCATCTGCAAAAAAATCTTCACTAGTAACCTCAATGCGCTCGGCATTTAAATTTATAGCCAAGAACAACCCAAATATAAAACTTATTTTCTTTCTAACCATCCGTGAACCTTTTTTGCAAATATTTTTTTATCATCTATCTTGTATAAAACGCTATTTCCGGTTATGATATTAGCATTTTGCTTATACTGCGTGATCTTAAACGGCACGTCGCTAAAGAGCTCTTTTTTTTGCATATCATATACTATTTTTTGCGATTCGTATTTGAAATCGTCTTGATTTTTATAGATAGCATCATTTGTAAGAGTTATCAAATTTTGTCTTATCAGGGCATCTTTTGATTCTAAAAAATGCACCAAATCTCCCCTAAAAAGCGTTCCTTTAAACATATCTAACTCATCATATTCTTTATATCTAATGATGCTTTTGGTTTCGTAGCGTCCATAAACTAAAGTAGAGTTTAGCTCATAATCTACCACGTTATTTGCTTGCATATTTGCTATGCTTATCTGGGCTTTTATATTTTGTGAAGAATACGGGCTTTGAGTCATCAAAAAAACCATACTAACACTAAATAAGGCTATAATTACATAAAATATTTTTACAACCAAGGACTTAACCACTTATCTTTTAAATTTGATCTATCGATAATGATATCTATCATTTCTCTAACAGCACCAAAACCACCATTTTTACTAAGTTTGATATCCGTTTTTACTGATTCATGAGCGTCATTTGGACTAAAACTAAGCCCAACACTAGATAAAAGTCTCATATCATTTAAATCATCGCCGATAGCAGCTGCATTATCAAAACTTAGACCTTCTAAATTTAGTATCTCACTAGCCTTTGCCATCTTGTCTTTTACATCTTGAAAACAGTATTTTACACCAAGCTCTTTTGCCCTATTTTCAACAATAATGGATTTTTTACCAGTTATGATAGCTGAAATTTTTCCTAGCTTATTCCACTGCTGCAAAGCAAAGCCATCTTTTACATCAAAACGTTTAAACTCATCACCACTATTTGTTTTATAAATACCGCCATCGCTAAGGCATCCATCAACATCAAGAAATATTATCTCTATCATAAAATACCCTTTGTG
The sequence above is a segment of the Campylobacter hyointestinalis subsp. lawsonii genome. Coding sequences within it:
- a CDS encoding KdsC family phosphatase, which produces MIEIIFLDVDGCLSDGGIYKTNSGDEFKRFDVKDGFALQQWNKLGKISAIITGKKSIIVENRAKELGVKYCFQDVKDKMAKASEILNLEGLSFDNAAAIGDDLNDMRLLSSVGLSFSPNDAHESVKTDIKLSKNGGFGAVREMIDIIIDRSNLKDKWLSPWL
- the yihA gene encoding ribosome biogenesis GTP-binding protein YihA/YsxC, whose product is MIRITSAKFLSSSASLDDAADFGMSEVAFLGRSNVGKSSLINALTNHQGLAKSSSTPGKTQLINFFEVVFDNENEKIPLIFVDLPGFGYAKVSKSLQNAWQKNLDEFLRKRLNIKVFVHLIDSRHTDLSKDENLGFYLDGFVRNDQKILNLYTKCDKLNQAGRSKVLKTDKDALLVSSSKKIGIDKAVQSIYNGVFGI
- the lptA gene encoding lipopolysaccharide transport periplasmic protein LptA, translating into MVRKKISFIFGLFLAINLNAERIEVTSEDFFADEKALVSDLKGNVVIKKGDYDTLNADFVKIFFDKNKQPIKYVATGNAKFKFILNEKNYDGSGEELTYEPSKQLYTLKQNAYIHEMQTDKKVYGDIITVNQLEGTYKVTSKDKKPVKFIFQIEDKK
- a CDS encoding N-acetyltransferase, which encodes MITYKKARLADISSMQCLVKKEVENGIILPRSDDEIATNIRSYTLACDENDIVGYSALHIHASNLAEVRSLIIKDGLRGKGIGGGLVKALLDEAKSLDIKQVFTLTYRASFFEKLGFDRISKEKLPAQKIWADCIKCKHFPICNEIALIYYL